The DNA sequence GGTCTCAGCGACTTTGTGGATCCGAGGCCGCAGGCGAACTTCCTGACGCCGGCGGCAATCATCTCCTTGTTGAGCGCGTGGATCTCGCGGCCCACCGCTTCGTCCATTGTGGACGGGTCGAAATCGTCGGGGAGGTAACCGGCAACCAGGAACTGCGGCATGGTCTTCTCCTGTCCTTCGGGCGGGGCTCTCTGCCCGGCCTTCACTCCTACGACGATCGGCGAGGCCGGAATTCTACAAGCCGTCGAAGTGACTCCATTCCTGCCGGATAAGGAGATTCCCAGGAGCCCCTGGTCTCGTACCCGAAAACCCGGCAGGGCCGCCGGATCTCCTCCACGACGGCCCGCTCCTTGTTCCTGCGCCGCGCGAAGAAGAGGTCCGACGGTCCAGGCGAACTCGGGGCCGGTTCGGGGGACGACGACGACCGGAAGGCCGTTGATCGAGCGGAGGGAGGTCAGGCGCGGCTCTCGTCCTCCTCGAACCGCGAGATCGAGCGCAGGAAGCCGGCGGCGGCGTTCAGGCTGTCGCCTGCGAGGTCCCGCATCAGGCGCTGCACGAAAGGCGAGCGCCCCATCCGGGCGGCATAGCGCCTCGAGATCCATACGGCCAGGAGGATCACCAGAACACCGAAGAGGAGGTTGGCGATCAGGAAGCCAGCGCCGCAAGTCTCATATGCGTCGACGCCGAAGAGACCCTTCAGCGCCACGATCAGGAGAGGCGTCCAGAGGAGCGGGGAGCACAGCAGCGTCCACTTCGTGGCTCGAATCCGCTCGACGCGGAGCGATTCCAGCCGCTTCTGAATCACGACGATCGGCGCGTCGTAGTCCAGCGTTCCGATCGCCACCAGCTGGCGAATGGATGCGACGAGGAGAGCGATCACGCTCAGGTGGAGGCCCGCAGCCGGAATCACGAACCGTGCCTCGGAGATGTGGTTCGCCAGGAACGAGCCCGTGAGCAGGGCGGCTGCGAAGTTCATCACGAGCCCGAGCCAGAGCAGCCGGGACAGCCTCTTGGTGGCCGTATCGGCCTTGGCGAGAACGGAGTCGTGCAGAAGACGCGCGTTCAGACGGAGGCTGGCGTCCAGCTTCCTGTCCTGGTCTTCCCATGGGCGCTTCAGGTCGTCGAGTTCCATGTTCCGTCCCTCCGTTCAGGCAGTCTTCGTCAGGTCGCGCCGGAGCCTCTGCTTGATCCGGCTGATCTTCGTACCGACGTTGGTTTCCGATATCCCGAGAATCTCGGCGATCGTGCCGTAGCGGTTTCCGTCGAGGTAGAGGACGACGAGCGCCCTGTCGAGCTCGTCGAGTTGCTCGATGAAGTGCCGCAAGAGTCGGAGGTCGTCGTCCTGCGTGGCGGATCCGGGTGCCTCCGCTGGGATCTCCTGGAGGGTGTCCTCGGCCGGCACGTTGAATCGTGCCCTTCGGGCTTCACTCCGATAGAAGGAGATGGCCACGTTCAGGGCGATCCGGTACATCCAGGTGGAGAAGCGGTAGCGCTCGTCGTAGCGGCCGAAGGATCGCCAGAGCTGAACGACCATCTCCTGGACCAGGTCCTGCCGGTCCGTCGCGTTCCGGCAGTACGAGCTGGCGATCTTGTAGAGGATCTTCTTGTGCTCGTCGAGCAGGACCAGGAATCCGTCCTGCCGCGCTGGTTTCGTCATCGGGTTCCTTCCCCTGGTCGCGGCGCTGACGATGCCGCCTTCACACCATGATTCGCTCCAGGCACCGAAAGATCACATCGGCGATCGGAGAGGTCCAGCCGAGCGGGCGTGAATCCTGCATCCCGGCCGGCCCCGCCGCCGCCTGCTTAGCGTCAAGTAGAATACGGCGATGGATGTGGGAGCGATGGCCCGTGCGATGGGGCGGCGCGGAGGACGTGCCCGGGCGAGCCGTCTGTCCCCCGAACGGCGTCGTCAGATCGCATCGCTCGGCGGACAGGCGCGCCAGCGCTCACTCCTCGCGGCGCGGCGCCTCGTCGAGAACCTCCTCTACGCCGCGGCGGTCGAGGAGCTGCGCGGGGAAGCGCCGGAGGTCCTTCGCATGAAGTCATTCAACGGGCGGCTGCCAGGCCTCTACGACCGCAAGAGCTGACATGAAGGAGCCGACTGCGCATCTCGACGCCGTCGGAAGCGTGGTCGAGGCGCTCGCCGAGCTCGCCCTCCCGCCCGTCCTCGTCGGTGGCATGGCCCTCGTCATGCTGGGGTCGCGACGGGTCACGCGGGACTTCGACTTTCTGATCGCCCGTCCCGGCGAAGCGCTCGGCCCGCTGGTCGACGCCTTCTACGACCGGGGCTTCGAGCTCGCTTCCGGGGTCAGCGCCGAGGGCGAAGTGACGGCCACCATCTCCAACCGGCGAGTGGCCGCCGCCCGGCTTCGCCTGGACGCGCCCGCGAGCGCGTACTTCCTCGCGCCCGAAACGGGGCTGCGCGTGGACCTTCTCTTCGATTTCCCGCTGCCCGCGGCAGAACTCGCCCGGCGAGCGACCACCTTCAAGGTCCGAACGAAAGCCTGGCGCGTTGCTTCGGAAGCGGATCTCCTGCGGCTGAAGAAGCTCGCGCAGGCGAGCCGATCCTCGCCGGGCGACGCAGAGGACATCGCCTTCCTCGAGGCTCGCCGGGCGAAGAGCCGGCAGTGAGCCCCGGGGCCGCGCTCGAGAGGACGCGGAGCGGGCACGTCTGGAGCGTCCCGAAAACGAAGAACCCGGCTAGAACTTGCGACCTTCTGGTAATGACCAGAACCAAAGGAAACGCCGGGGCCGGCCGCTCGTACCACCTTCTTGACACGGTATGATGTGCATCATATACTCATAGGAAGGATGCGACGGTCCGCCCCCAGCCGCAAGGAAGCGACGCACGAGCGCATCGTCGAGGCCGCCGCGCGCGCGATCCGGCGCAGCGGCTACGACGGTACCGGCATCGCCGACGTCATGAAAGACGCCGGCCTCACGCACGGGGGCTTCTACGCCCACTTTCCCTCGCGCGAGGCGATGCTCGCCGAGGCTGCGGATCGCGCCGGCGCCGAAGCCGTCGCCGCGTCGGCGCGCATCGCGGCCGCCGCTTCGCCGCCGCAGGCGCTCCGGGTCCTGCTCGAAGCGTACCTGTCGAAGGCTCACGTCCAGAACGCCGAGACGGGCTGCCCGGTCGTCGCCCTCGGCTCGGAGATGCCGCGCCAGGCCCCCGAGGTGCGCCGCGCCTCCACGCGGCGCATCAAGGAGATGATCGACCTCGTCGCGCGCCAATCGCCCGACTGGGGCCAGCCGGGCGCGCACGAGCGTGCCCTCGCAACCGTCGCCACGATGGTGGGCGCCGTGCTCCTGGCACGCGCTGTCGACGACCCAAAGCTCTCGGACGCTCTGCGGAGGGCGGCGCTCGAACACCTCGCCCCGACCGGCGCCTGATCTCGCGTTCGCACATGAAGAGGGTTTCGCTGGAATCAAAATATGATGCTCGTCATATCTTCGGAATCACGACAGCCGCCAACGTGCGGCCGGCGCGGGAGGAATTCGATCAACCCGGGAGCTGCACGGAAAGGAACGACGAGATGAATGCCAGGAGCAAGACAGCGATCGTGACCGGCGCCTCGTCAGGCATCGGCCAGGCCACGGCCGAGCGGCTGACGAAGGCGGGCTACAGGGTCTACGGCACCAGCAGGCGGGGAGCGACGGCGGGACAGCGACCGTTCGAGATGCTGCCCCTCGACGTGACCAGCGATGAATCGGTCAAAGCCGCCGTCAGAGACGTGATCCGGCGTTCCGGACGAATTGACGTCCTCGTGAACAATGCCGGCTTCAGTGTCGCCCCCGCGGGAGCGGAAGAGAGCTCGATCGAACAGGCCTGCTCGATCTTCGATACAAACTTCTTCGGGATCGTACGGATGACGCGCGCGGTGGTGCCACACATGCGGCAGCAAGGGGGCGGTCGGATCATCAACATTGGCTCCGTGCTCGGCTTCTTGCCCGCACCGTACATGGCGCTCTACGCCGCAACCAAGCACGCCGTCGAAGGCTATTCGGAATCGCTGGACCACGAGCTGCGGACGCGGGGCATTCGTGTCTCGGTCATCGAGCCTGCATACACGAAGACGGCCCTGGACACGAACGCGCTGGAACCCGACTCGAAGCTCGAAGAATACCGTGAGGTGCGCGCGGCCCTGGGCCATCAAATCAGCGCGATCATGGCGACGTCGGACGAGCCCGGTGTCGTGGCCGACGTCGTTCTTCGAGCGGCCCTCGCCGCACGCCCGAAGCTCCGATACACCGCCGGCAGCTTCGCGAACCGGCTGCGATGGCTCCGTAGGTTTGCGCCCGAAGGCCTCATGGACGCGGGGATTCGAAAGAACCTCGGCCTCGACACACCCGCAGTGACCTCGTTGCGCGACTCCCCGGTCCCGGAAAGCCCGCGAGTGGAGCGCGGATGAGAGCGCTCGCCATTCGTCGTTACAAGGCGCCGATGGAGATGATGGACCTGCCGCGGCCCGAGCCGGGACCGGGCGACCTTCTCGTCCGGGTACGCGCCGCGGGCGTCAACCCGCTCGACTACAAGATCCGCGACGGCGTCGTGAAGGTGCTGACCCCCTACACGTTTCCGCTGATCCTCGGCACCGATCTCGCCGGCGACGTGGAAGCGATCGGTCCGGGCGTGACGAGATTCAAGGTGGGCGACGCCATCTATGCGCGCCTCGACAAGGAGCGCATCGGCGCCATCGCCGAGTACGCTCTCGTGCGCGAAGGCGCCGCGGCGAAGAAGCCCGCGCGCCTCGACTACGTGCAGGCGGCATCGCTCCCGCTCGTGGGACTCACCGCCTGGCAGGCCCTTGTCGAAGTCGCACGGTTGCAGGCGGGACAGAAGATCCTCATCCACGCCGGCTCGGGCGGTGTCGGCACCTTCGCCATCCAGCTGGCCAAACACCTGGGTGCAAAGGTCGCGACCACGGCCGGCGCCCGGAACCACGCCCTGGTGAAGTCGCTCGGCGCGGACCTGGCGATCGACTACAGGACGACCCGCTTCGAAGACGTGGCCAGGGACCAGGACGTGGTCCTCGACTCCCAGGCGGGCGACACGCTGCTCCGCTCGTTCGAGGCGGTCAGGCCGGGCGGCGTCGTCGTGACGATCGGCGGCCGGCCCGACGGCAAGTTCGCACGCGCGTGGGGCCTGAGCCTGCCGCTCGTCTGGATCCTCGGGTTCCTGAATCGCAAGGTCGATCGCCTGGCCAGGGAGAAAGGCGTGCGCTTCGAGTACCTGTTCATGCGAGCGAGCGGCGAGCAGCTGGAAGAGATAGGCGCGCTGGTCGACCAGGGTGTCATCAAGCCGGTCCTGGACAGGACGTTTCCCCTGGAAGCCGCGGCCGATGCCATTTCCTACGTGGAGTCCGGCCACGCCGTGGGAAAGGTCGTCATTCGCGTCGGCGAGTAGCTATCCCGAACCTGTCCCGAGCTCAAAACGAAGAACCCGGCGTTTCCGCCGGGCCTTGTAACCGCTTTCATCTCGCGGACTTATGTATGGTTGCGGGGGCAAGATTTGAACTTGCGACCTTTGGGTTATGAGGCCCGGGCGGCGACGCTACCAGAGCCGCCGCGATCCGTAGGCATCGAAGACAGCGTCCCGGCTCACGAGCGGAAGGCCCTCGGCGATCGCCTGGGCCGCCAGCAGGCGATCGAACGGGTCGCGGTGATGGAACGGGAGCGAGACGACCCGCTGGAGATGTGCGGGCAGAATCGGGAGGATTCGAATCTCGTTCGCGTCCAGCTGCGCGGGGAAGGCCTCCTCGAACGGGACGGACATCCCGAGCTTTCCGAGACTGAGCTTGATCGCGATCTCCCAGAGGCTCCCGGCGCTCACGAGGACCTCGTTCCCGTCGTCCTCGACGAGGGCTCTTGCCACCCCGCTCAGCTTCTCGTCTCCCGCGAGGAACCAGAGGAGCGCGTGCGTGTCGAGGAGCAGCCTCAAGCGCGGTACTCGTCGAAGTCGGCGAGCGGCGCGTCGAAGCTCTCGGGAATCTCGAACACCCCTCGGGCGCTTCCGAAGACGCGTTTGCGGTGCGGCTTCACCGGCACGAGCTCGACGGACCCGGCGTCCTCGGTGATCACGACCCGCTCCCCTTTGAGGGCCGCCTCGAGCAGGCTCTTGAGCTGTTCGGCTGCTGCCGCCACGTCGATCTCGTGCACCCGTGGCCTCCGTCGCGATTATGCCTCGCGGGGCGCCGAGGGCATCGAGCGCGCCGGGGCGGTCCTGCCGTCCTGCTCTTTGGGCCTCAGCCTCGAGAGGAGGAACGCGATCGGTGCCTTCGGCCAATCCCGTGTCGGCCGGTGGCTCGGAAATCGTCGGGTCACTCGTGCGCCGGCGAGATCTCGAGCCGGCTGGCGAATCTGCCGTCGCGCCGCGCGTCGCGAACCGTTCCGAGCGCCTTCTCGAAGGCGGCGAGGGTCTGTGCGAGCGCGTTGTCGTCGTGGGCCAGACTCGGCATCAGGAGTCCCTGGTTCGAGAGGACGCCGTGTCGCATCAGCTCCTGCTGGAGCAGCGTCCGGGTGAGGCGGCGACGGACCGGATCGTCGTCGTCGAACGAGACGACCATCCGGAACGGAGGGCCGCTCGTCCGGGCCGGGAGGTCGAGTGCGCCGCAAATCCGGTCGATCCCGGCGGCGAGCGCCCCGGAGAATCGGGCGAGGTGCGCCGGCACGTCGACCTCCCGGTAGACGGCGAGCGCTTCCCGCGCCGCGGCGAGAGAGGCTCCCTCTCCCTGGTACGTCGGGCCGTAGGCGATCCGGCCGATCGATCGGTCGAAGATCTCCCGACGTCCGCCGAGCGCCGAGAGCGGCATTCCTGCGGCCAGCCCTTTGCCGAGGCAGGTAAGGTCCGGCACGACCCCGGTGGCACGCTGCACGCTCCCGTCGCGGTAGCGGAATCCGGTGACGACCTCGTCGAAGACGAGAAGCGCACCTTCGCGGTGCGTGAGCGCGGCGAGGCTCGCGAGGAACTCCGGGTCGGCGTCCCGGAGCGGCTCGCCGTACCGCTCGATCGGCGCGGCCGGTTCCACCATCACCGCCGCGACGCGCCCCTTGTGCCGCGCGAAGAGCCGCTCGACCTCCTCGAGGTCGCCGTAGCGGAACCGCTCGACGAGCGGCTCGGCGTGTTCGGGGACGCCGGTCCCTTCGAAGCCGAGCCGCTCCACGAACCAGTCCTGCCAGCCGTGATAGCCGCAGAAGAGGACGACCGGCCGGAGGGTATGGACGCGGGCGAGCCGCACCGCCGCCGTGCAGGCATCCGAGCCGTTCTTCCCGAAGAGCACCCGCTCTGCGCCCGGGATCACCGCGCGGATTCGTTCAGCGACCTCGACCTCCAGCTCGTTCGTCAGCGAGAGGACCGCGGCGGAAGAGAGCGACTCTGCGACGGCGCGGGCGATCCGCTCGTTCGCGTAGCCGAGGAGAGCGCAGCCGTGCCCCATGACGAAGTCGACGAAGTCCCGTCCCTCGACGTCGGTGATCCGGCACCCGTTCGCGGAGCGGGCGATGACCGGATAGCCGGGGCCGCGCCGGCTCCAGGAGACGCCGATGCCGGTCCACCAGGCCAGAGCGAGTGCATCCTCGCTCCGGTCGAGGAGGCGGGCCGATGCCGTCGGCGCCTCTGCGGTAACCTCGACCGCGACGCGCAGCGGCTCGGCCCCGCGTTCCGCGAACCAGGTGACGTGATGGTGGACCATCTCGACGGTGTACTCGTATCGACCCGGGCGTTCCGGCGCGCGAAACCACCCGTGGAGCGTGACGCTCTCTCCGGGAGGAACGGCGTGTGGCATCGGGAAGCTCCCGGCGAGATCGCCGTTTCGGCGCATTACCGCCTCGAACGGGCCGGTCCCGTCCGTGGCTATCCCGGCTTCCCAGGCCCGGCTCCCGCGATTCGCGAGGGTCAGCCAGCCGACGAAGCGCGTCCCGGCCGGGATCCGCTCCGGGAGGTTGTGGTCGTACCCCACGGCGTATTCGGGCGGCGCGCCGCCGTCTCCTCGCGGAAGCCCGAGGAACGTTCCGAGTCTCGCGAGCAGACTCATCGAATGAACCGCATCGCCCGGATCATCACTCCGAGGAATCTAGCGCACGTCGATCGCGATCCGCCGTTCGCGGCGACCGGACGAGGGTGACGTGGATCCGTTCCGGTTCCTCCGGAGAGAGCGTGGGGAAGCAGCGCCGGCTCCGCGACCGATCGTCCTCCCTGTGGCCCGACCCGGAAACCGCCCGATTCCTCCGCCAGTGCCGCGAGGTCCGGAGCACGACGGGCTCGCGCCGATGGTCTGCCGCCCGGTGTTCGAGGAGCTCACCGTCCTCGCGAACGGCGACATCGTCTGCTCGAGCAGCGACGTCGACGGGCAGCGCGTCTACGGCAACGTCCACGTCGACCGGATCGCAGACGTCTGGGCGGGACCGCTCTACCGGGAGATCCGGGACTGGCAGTTGCGTACCGCGCCCGGCACCTTCTGCCCCGCGACCGACGAGGAATGCCCGCGCCGCGTCGTTCGGGCAACCCCGTTCGACCGCCCGGACGGCATGCGCGTCCGCCTCCTGAAGCTGGAGCCGACCACCCATTGCAACCTCGCCTGCCCGCAGTGTCCCGTCGTCAAGAACTTCCCCGCCAAGCCGCATCTCGACGAGTACCGGGCCAGGAAGACGCTCTCCGTGGAGACCATGCTCGACGTCGTCGACCAGCTCCCCGACCTCGAGCGGATCCTCTACTTCAATTACGGCGAGCCGTTTCTCCACCGCGGCACCGTCCCCTTCCTCCGCGAGCTGAAGCGCCGTCGGCCCGACGTCTGGGTCGGCACGAACACCCACGGTCTCGCGCTGACGCCAGACGTCGTCGAGGCGCTCGCCGGAGAGGTGCTGATCGACAAGTTCGTCGTCTCGATCGACGGCGCCTTCCCGGAGAGCTACGCCGAGTACCGGGTCGGCGGAGACCTCGACCGAGTGCTCCGGAACCTCCGCGCCCTCGTCGAGGCGAGAAAGCGCGCGGGAACCGAAGAGCGCTTCGAGATCGTCTGGCAGTACATCTTCTTCGAGTGGAACGATTCGGACGAGGAGCTCGCCCGCGCGAAGGAGCTCGCCGAGGACATCGGCGTGCCGATCCAGTGGGTCATGACCTGTACCGACGGAGGATCGGAGCGGCTGCGGCACCGCTCGGCCGAGTTCGACCGGCTCACCGGCGGCGGAGATTCCTACGCCGCGATGCACCGACCACTCCAGCTACGCACGATTCTCGCGAACGGCGGCGTCGCGGAGGGTCGCTACCTCGCGGAGATCGCGGCGGAGCGGATCGAGGCCGAGCCGCCGGTGCCTCGGCGTTCCGACGGGTTTGAGACGCCGGACGTGCCGTCGGTCGCCGCCCAGCCCGGCGCGACGGTCTCCCTGTCGCTCCGCGTTCGGAATCTCGCAGAAAGGTACTGGATCTCGAGCACGAAGGAGGCCTGCTTCCGGATGGGGGTGCTGCTTC is a window from the Holophagales bacterium genome containing:
- a CDS encoding RNA polymerase sigma factor, giving the protein MTKPARQDGFLVLLDEHKKILYKIASSYCRNATDRQDLVQEMVVQLWRSFGRYDERYRFSTWMYRIALNVAISFYRSEARRARFNVPAEDTLQEIPAEAPGSATQDDDLRLLRHFIEQLDELDRALVVLYLDGNRYGTIAEILGISETNVGTKISRIKQRLRRDLTKTA
- a CDS encoding TetR/AcrR family transcriptional regulator, with the protein product MRRSAPSRKEATHERIVEAAARAIRRSGYDGTGIADVMKDAGLTHGGFYAHFPSREAMLAEAADRAGAEAVAASARIAAAASPPQALRVLLEAYLSKAHVQNAETGCPVVALGSEMPRQAPEVRRASTRRIKEMIDLVARQSPDWGQPGAHERALATVATMVGAVLLARAVDDPKLSDALRRAALEHLAPTGA
- a CDS encoding oxidoreductase, yielding MNARSKTAIVTGASSGIGQATAERLTKAGYRVYGTSRRGATAGQRPFEMLPLDVTSDESVKAAVRDVIRRSGRIDVLVNNAGFSVAPAGAEESSIEQACSIFDTNFFGIVRMTRAVVPHMRQQGGGRIINIGSVLGFLPAPYMALYAATKHAVEGYSESLDHELRTRGIRVSVIEPAYTKTALDTNALEPDSKLEEYREVRAALGHQISAIMATSDEPGVVADVVLRAALAARPKLRYTAGSFANRLRWLRRFAPEGLMDAGIRKNLGLDTPAVTSLRDSPVPESPRVERG
- a CDS encoding NADP-dependent oxidoreductase, which codes for MRALAIRRYKAPMEMMDLPRPEPGPGDLLVRVRAAGVNPLDYKIRDGVVKVLTPYTFPLILGTDLAGDVEAIGPGVTRFKVGDAIYARLDKERIGAIAEYALVREGAAAKKPARLDYVQAASLPLVGLTAWQALVEVARLQAGQKILIHAGSGGVGTFAIQLAKHLGAKVATTAGARNHALVKSLGADLAIDYRTTRFEDVARDQDVVLDSQAGDTLLRSFEAVRPGGVVVTIGGRPDGKFARAWGLSLPLVWILGFLNRKVDRLAREKGVRFEYLFMRASGEQLEEIGALVDQGVIKPVLDRTFPLEAAADAISYVESGHAVGKVVIRVGE
- a CDS encoding type II toxin-antitoxin system VapC family toxin; translated protein: MRLLLDTHALLWFLAGDEKLSGVARALVEDDGNEVLVSAGSLWEIAIKLSLGKLGMSVPFEEAFPAQLDANEIRILPILPAHLQRVVSLPFHHRDPFDRLLAAQAIAEGLPLVSRDAVFDAYGSRRLW
- a CDS encoding type II toxin-antitoxin system prevent-host-death family antitoxin translates to MHEIDVAAAAEQLKSLLEAALKGERVVITEDAGSVELVPVKPHRKRVFGSARGVFEIPESFDAPLADFDEYRA
- a CDS encoding aminotransferase class III-fold pyridoxal phosphate-dependent enzyme, whose product is MSLLARLGTFLGLPRGDGGAPPEYAVGYDHNLPERIPAGTRFVGWLTLANRGSRAWEAGIATDGTGPFEAVMRRNGDLAGSFPMPHAVPPGESVTLHGWFRAPERPGRYEYTVEMVHHHVTWFAERGAEPLRVAVEVTAEAPTASARLLDRSEDALALAWWTGIGVSWSRRGPGYPVIARSANGCRITDVEGRDFVDFVMGHGCALLGYANERIARAVAESLSSAAVLSLTNELEVEVAERIRAVIPGAERVLFGKNGSDACTAAVRLARVHTLRPVVLFCGYHGWQDWFVERLGFEGTGVPEHAEPLVERFRYGDLEEVERLFARHKGRVAAVMVEPAAPIERYGEPLRDADPEFLASLAALTHREGALLVFDEVVTGFRYRDGSVQRATGVVPDLTCLGKGLAAGMPLSALGGRREIFDRSIGRIAYGPTYQGEGASLAAAREALAVYREVDVPAHLARFSGALAAGIDRICGALDLPARTSGPPFRMVVSFDDDDPVRRRLTRTLLQQELMRHGVLSNQGLLMPSLAHDDNALAQTLAAFEKALGTVRDARRDGRFASRLEISPAHE
- a CDS encoding radical SAM protein, which produces MPRGPEHDGLAPMVCRPVFEELTVLANGDIVCSSSDVDGQRVYGNVHVDRIADVWAGPLYREIRDWQLRTAPGTFCPATDEECPRRVVRATPFDRPDGMRVRLLKLEPTTHCNLACPQCPVVKNFPAKPHLDEYRARKTLSVETMLDVVDQLPDLERILYFNYGEPFLHRGTVPFLRELKRRRPDVWVGTNTHGLALTPDVVEALAGEVLIDKFVVSIDGAFPESYAEYRVGGDLDRVLRNLRALVEARKRAGTEERFEIVWQYIFFEWNDSDEELARAKELAEDIGVPIQWVMTCTDGGSERLRHRSAEFDRLTGGGDSYAAMHRPLQLRTILANGGVAEGRYLAEIAAERIEAEPPVPRRSDGFETPDVPSVAAQPGATVSLSLRVRNLAERYWISSTKEACFRMGVLLQSASGRPLSELPILHDADGRYPYLPEEARPPGGDARFVIRFTAPDVPGPYRLLVDIVEQGVCWFHERGSQPLVLTLDVV